From Onychostoma macrolepis isolate SWU-2019 chromosome 05, ASM1243209v1, whole genome shotgun sequence, one genomic window encodes:
- the LOC131541336 gene encoding cerebellin-2-like codes for MKLEISIVLLLCVWATLAQDLMTPTLDILGELKKIKTMEERLNALNDEVRELRSKNEERAKVAFSATLSSSLGSKYFGPYAEATTLVYENAFTNIGNAYDTDTGIFTAPVKGVYFFNFVVFNPDEEPTGVRLLKNGNSVVTASDNPPGQDTEDTTCNSVSLILERGDKIYLQLIETRRVYTDSWRRNTFSGHLLFTM; via the exons ATGAAGCTGGAAATAAGTATAGTTTTACTGCTGTGTGTTTGGGCCACACTGGCACAGGATTTAATGACACCAACATTAGACATTCTTGGAGAACTCAAAAAGATTAAAACCATGGAGGAAAGGTTAAATGCTTTAAATGATGAAGTCAGGGAACTAAGAAGCAAGAATGAAG aaaggGCAAAAGTAGCTTTTTCAGCCACACTGTCATCTTCACTGGGCTCCAAATATTTTGGGCCTTATGCAGAAGCAACCACTCTTGTGTATGAAAATGCATTTACCAACATTGGAAATGCTTATGACACTGATACAG GAATCTTCACTGCACCAGTAAAAGgagtttatttcttcaactTTGTGGTCTTCAATCCTGATGAAGAACCAACCGGTGTGAGACTGCTAAAAAACGGCAATTCTGTGGTTACAGCATCAGATAACCCTCCCGGGCAAGACACTGAGGACACTACGTGCAACTCGGTTAGTCTTATTCTTGAACGAGGGGACAAGATATATCTTCAGCTCATAGAGACCCGTCGTGTCTACACAGATAGTTGGAGACGTAACACCTTCAGTGGACACCTACTTTTTACTATGTGA